In the genome of Rhizobium rhizogenes, one region contains:
- the fabD gene encoding ACP S-malonyltransferase, with protein sequence MGIAFTFPGQGSQAVGMGKELADTYVEARAVFEEVDEALGQKLSDIMWNGPEETLTLTANAQPALMAVSMAVMRVLEARGFKLSDAVSYVAGHSLGEYSALCAAGTFSVADTARLLRIRGNAMQAAVPVGEGAMAAIIGLEHDVVSAICEEAGILGVCQIANDNGGGQLVISGGKAAVEKAAAIASEKGAKRAIMLPVSAPFHSALMAPAADAMREALAKVEKKAPVVPVIANVRAAPVSDADEIAALLVEQVTGQVRWRETVEWFAANNVTQLYEIGSGKVLTGLARRIDKTVNGVAVNGAADIDQLLATLIG encoded by the coding sequence ATGGGTATTGCATTCACATTTCCCGGTCAGGGAAGCCAGGCTGTCGGCATGGGCAAGGAACTCGCCGATACCTATGTCGAGGCGCGTGCCGTGTTCGAGGAAGTGGACGAGGCGCTTGGCCAGAAGCTTTCCGATATCATGTGGAACGGCCCGGAAGAGACGCTGACGCTGACGGCCAATGCCCAGCCGGCGCTGATGGCCGTATCCATGGCGGTCATGCGGGTTCTCGAAGCGCGCGGTTTCAAGCTTTCGGATGCCGTCTCCTATGTCGCGGGCCATTCGCTCGGCGAATATTCGGCGCTCTGTGCCGCCGGCACCTTCTCGGTTGCCGATACGGCGCGTCTTCTTCGCATCCGCGGCAACGCCATGCAGGCTGCCGTGCCGGTGGGCGAGGGCGCCATGGCGGCGATCATCGGGCTGGAGCATGACGTGGTTTCGGCAATCTGCGAGGAAGCCGGCATTCTTGGCGTCTGCCAGATCGCCAACGACAATGGCGGCGGCCAGCTGGTCATTTCCGGCGGCAAGGCGGCCGTCGAAAAGGCGGCGGCAATCGCCTCCGAAAAGGGCGCCAAGCGCGCCATCATGCTGCCGGTTTCCGCCCCATTCCACTCCGCGCTGATGGCGCCGGCGGCGGACGCGATGCGCGAGGCGCTGGCCAAGGTCGAAAAGAAGGCCCCCGTCGTGCCCGTCATCGCCAATGTGCGCGCCGCGCCGGTTTCCGATGCCGACGAGATCGCCGCCCTGCTGGTCGAACAGGTGACGGGTCAGGTGCGCTGGCGCGAAACGGTTGAGTGGTTCGCCGCCAACAATGTCACGCAGCTTTACGAGATCGGCTCCGGCAAGGTGCTGACGGGCCTTGCCCGCCGTATCGACAAGACGGTGAACGGCGTTGCCGTCAACGGTGCAGCCGATATCGACCAGCTTCTTGCCACCCTCATCGGCTGA
- the fabG gene encoding 3-oxoacyl-[acyl-carrier-protein] reductase, producing the protein MFDLTGRKALVTGATGGIGEEIARLLHSQGATVGLHGTRVEKLEALAAELGDRVKIFPANLADRAEVKALGEKAEAELEGVDILVNNAGITKDGLFVRMSDEDWDNVIEVNLTAMFRLTRELTHPMMRRRFGRIINITSIVGVTGNPGQANYCASKAGMIGFSKSLAQEIATRNVTVNCVAPGFIESAMTGKLNDKQKEAIMGAIPMKRMGTGAEVASAVLYLASNEAAYMTGQTLHVNGGMAMI; encoded by the coding sequence ATGTTTGATCTGACAGGCCGCAAGGCTCTCGTAACCGGCGCGACCGGCGGCATCGGCGAAGAAATCGCCCGCCTTCTCCACAGCCAAGGCGCAACTGTGGGCCTGCACGGCACCCGCGTTGAAAAGCTCGAGGCCCTGGCGGCGGAACTTGGCGATCGCGTCAAGATATTCCCGGCCAACCTTGCCGACCGCGCCGAGGTCAAGGCGCTCGGCGAAAAGGCCGAAGCCGAGCTGGAAGGCGTCGATATTCTCGTCAACAATGCCGGCATCACCAAGGACGGCCTCTTCGTGCGCATGAGCGACGAGGACTGGGATAACGTCATCGAAGTGAACCTGACCGCGATGTTCCGCCTGACGCGTGAGCTGACGCATCCGATGATGCGCCGCCGTTTCGGCCGCATCATCAACATCACCTCCATCGTCGGCGTCACCGGCAATCCCGGCCAGGCCAATTATTGCGCCTCCAAGGCCGGCATGATCGGTTTTTCGAAGTCGCTGGCCCAGGAAATCGCCACCCGCAACGTCACCGTCAACTGCGTGGCGCCGGGCTTCATCGAAAGCGCCATGACCGGCAAGCTGAACGACAAGCAGAAAGAAGCCATCATGGGCGCCATTCCCATGAAGCGCATGGGAACCGGTGCCGAAGTGGCGTCGGCCGTTCTTTATCTGGCTTCCAATGAAGCCGCCTACATGACCGGCCAGACCCTGCACGTCAACGGCGGTATGGCAATGATCTGA
- a CDS encoding acyl carrier protein, translated as MSDIAERVKKIVIDHLGVDADKVVEGASFIDDLGADSLDTVELVMAFEEEFGVEIPDDAADSILTVGDAVKFIEKAQA; from the coding sequence ATGAGCGATATCGCAGAACGCGTAAAGAAAATTGTAATTGATCATCTTGGCGTTGACGCCGACAAGGTTGTCGAAGGCGCCAGCTTCATTGACGATCTGGGCGCTGATTCGCTCGACACCGTTGAACTGGTCATGGCTTTCGAAGAAGAATTCGGCGTTGAAATTCCCGACGACGCAGCGGACTCGATCCTGACCGTTGGCGACGCCGTCAAGTTCATCGAAAAGGCCCAGGCCTGA